A genomic window from Gossypium hirsutum isolate 1008001.06 chromosome D10, Gossypium_hirsutum_v2.1, whole genome shotgun sequence includes:
- the LOC107934381 gene encoding uncharacterized protein produces MSREMIENAIKCGRIEAGESTKRSAPRKKEHEINNASMFNRGHSKSITVGQARAVTANQQGSSKQESNQRSNVERPQFTPIPVTYRELYQNLFDAHVVSPFYLKPMQLPYPKWYDANAQCEYHAGTKGHSIENCTAFKKLVEKLINLGIVKIGDSSGPNVAENPLPNHDNKGVNAIIEYGGRRVKANITEIKNPLEWVWKQMMKRGLIKQGSIERPGGARKFCEFHTEEGHDIQKCTEFRTMVQNLMNNKELGFYEEIKGPEEGEVYAAGEGSTGKAQKANHPVVIISKPMSRESEIQIAPKNYDCNITIPGEESLVNASGEDEGFYTRSGKRYDPANARVESGKGKALAVELGKAKADKIEQRVNQSVTENEAKEFLKFLKHSEYSVVEQLHKQPARISVLELLLSSEVHRNALIKVLNETYIASDISVNKLDRLVNNISADNFIFFNDDEIPPGGRGATKALHITTRCGEYTLAGVLIDNGSALNVLPLSTLNRLPVDGSHMKSCQNIVRAFDGTERKVMRRIEIPLLIGPNTYEVDFLVMDIKPSYNYLLGRPWIHSAGAVPSSLHQKLKLVTEGRLITINAEEDIIASVTSDAPYLGTDDQAVECSFRSLEFVNATFVIEGKKIPMPSISRATRMGLQMTVGKGDVPRRGLGRYLQGRIEVPTVKDKRDRFGLGFKPSAKQRRKELEKRQERRKARLNGEEVLDGMTMAVEQRQVEHSV; encoded by the exons atgtctagagaaatgatagagaatgcCATAAAATGCGGCAGGATAGAAGCAGGAGAAAGTACTAAAAGGTcagcaccaagaaaaaaagagCATGAGATAAACAATGCAAGTATGTTTAACAGGGGCCATTCTAAATCAATCACGGTGGGGCAGGCCAGAGCAGTAACCGCTAATCAGCAAGGTTCTTCGAAACAGGAATCTAATCAAAGGTCAAACGTAGAAAGACCTCAATTCACACCCATCCCAGTGACGTATAGGGAATTGTACCAGaacttattcgatgcacatgtggtATCTCCATTTTACTTAAAACCAATGCAACTTCCATACCCTAAGTGGTATGACGCAAACGCCCAATGCGAATATCACGCGGGGACTAAGGGGCACTCGATTGAGAACTGCACTGCATTCAAGAAGTTAGTTGAAAAACTTATCAATTTGGGGATCGTAAAGATTGGCGACTCATCAGGACCGAATGTAGCAGAGAATCCGTTGCCCAACCATGATAATAAAGGGGTGAATGCGATAATTGAGTATGGAGGAAGGAGAGTCAAAGCCAACATAACAGAGATAAAGAACCCCCTTGAATGGGTTTGGAAACAAATGATGAAAAGAGGTCTCATCAAGCAAGGTTCAATAGAAAGGCCTGGAGGAGCAAGGAAGTTTTGTGAGTTCCATACAGAAGAAGGCCACGACATCCAAAAATGCACTGAGTTCAGAACCATGGTACAAAACTTAATGAATAACAAAGAATTGGGGTTTTATGAAGAGATTAAGGGACCAGAAGAAGGAGAGGTTTATGCTGCAGGAGAAGGATCTACGGGGAAAGCCCAAAAGGCTAATCACccggtggtgattatttcaaaaCCAATGAGCAGAGAATCTGAAATACAAATAGCACCaaag AATTACGACTGCAATATAACAATCCCAGGAGAAGAGAGCTTGGTAAATGCTTCAGGAGAGGATGAAGGATTCTATACACGAAGTGGAAAACGCTATGATCCGGCAAACGCAAGAGTGGAATCTGGAAAAGGAAAAGCCTTAGCAGTTGAATTGGGAAAAGCAAAAGCAGATAAAATTGAGCAGCGTGTCAATCAGTCGGTAACTGAAAATGAGGCTaaagaatttctaaaattcttaaaacataGCGAGTACAGCGTGGTAGAACAATTACATAAGCAACCGGCTCGTATCTCGGTGCTTGAATTGCTTCTAAGTTCAGAggtacatcgtaatgcgttgattaaggtgctaaatgaaacttataTTGCTAGCGATATCTCAGTGAATAAGTTGGACCGTTTGGTTAACAATatcagtgctgataatttcattttctttaatgatgatgaaataccgccggGGGGAAGAGGAGCCACCAAAGCATTACATATCACTACCCGTTGCGGGGAGTATACGTTAGCGGGAGTACtaattgataatggatcagcCTTGAATGTTTTACCCCTATCTACCTTAAATAGGTTACCAGTGGATGGTTcccacatgaaatcatgccagaatatagtgagagcatttgatggtaccGAAAGAAAGGTGATGCGAAGAATAGAAATACCCCTCTTGATTGGCCCgaatacatacgaggtggatttcttagtgatggatatcaagccttcgTATAATTACTTGCTGGGGAGACCATGGATTCATTCAGCAGGGGCGGTGCCTTCATCATTGCACCAGAAGTTGAAGTTGGTAACAGAAGGCCGGTTAATTACGATTAATGCTGAGGAAGACATCATTGCCTCAGTAACTAGTGACGCACCATATTTGGGAACGGATGATCAGGCAGtcgaatgttcctttcgatccttAGAATTCGTAAATGCAACCTTTGTCATTGAGGGAAAGAAAATCCCGATGCCCAGCATATCTAGAGCCACGAGGATGGGACTACAAATGACAGTTGGAAAAGGGGATGTACCTAGAAGAGGACTGGGAAGATACCTTCAAGGAAGGATAGAGGTACCCACGGTAAAGGATAAACGAGACCGctttggtttaggatttaagccaAGTGCTAAGCAAAGAAGGAAAGAGTTGGAGAAAAGACAAGAGAGAAGGAAGGCGCGTTTGAACGGAGAAGAA GTACTTGATGGCATGACAATGGCGGTGGAGCAGAGGCAAGTGGAGCATAGCGTTTAG
- the LOC107934382 gene encoding uncharacterized protein isoform X1 produces MKSIQVNTFLLPRFNVSNPRKPELLFPSYPYLVCFNAKVPVTKKLIASSSLCFQQFAPLLKHKRCVSVSKCRQGTTVCKFGGQDKPAGDNEGSPWKSIEKAIGNFGKKQSIEDVLRQQIEKQDYYDEGSGQNPPRGGGGGSSGGGDGFGESEDEGPSGILDETMQVILATLGFIFLYVYIITGEELARLAKDYIKYLFGGSKSVRLKRTMYKWSQFFEKLTEKKEYDKFWLEKAIITTPTWYDSPDKYRRVLNSYIEYDDEDESDYDD; encoded by the exons atgaagtcgaTTCAAGTTAATACATTCTTATTACCTCGTTTCAATGTCTCCAACCCAAGAAAACCGGAGCTCTTATTCCCTTCGTATCCTTATCTTGTCTGCTTCAACGCTAAGGTTCCGGTTACCAAGAAATTGATTGCGAGTTCATCACTATGTTTTCAACAGTTTGCTCCTTTATTGAAGCACAAGAGATGTGTTTCGGTTTCGAAATGCCGGCAAGGGACTACTGTTTGCAAATTTGGAGGCCAAGATAAGCCTGCTGGTGACAATGAG GGTTCACCGTGGAAATCTATCGAGAAAGCTATTGGAAACTTTGGGAAGAAACAATCAATCGAAGATGTGTTAAGGCAGCAGATTGAGAAGCAAGATTACTATGATGAAGGCAGTGGGCAAAATCCACCGCGTGGTGGAGGTGGCGGCAGCAGCGGTGGTGGCGATGGATTTGGAGAATCAGAGGATGAAGGCCCCTCTGGGATCTTAGACGAGACCATGCAAGTGATTTTAGCAACCCTTGGCTTCATATTCCTG TATGTATATATCATTACCGGTGAGGAACTTGCTCGGTTGGCAAAGGACTACATCAAATATCTCTTCGGAGGAAGCAAAAGTGTTCGATTGAAGCGCACCATGTACAAATGGAGCCAGTTCTTTGAGAAGCTGACAGAGAAGAAGGAATATGataagttttggttagaaaaaGCAATCATCACTACCCCGACATGGTACGATAGCCCCGACAAGTACCGAAGGGTCCTCAATTCTTATATAGAATACGATGATGAAGATGAATCAGATTACGATGACTAA
- the LOC107934382 gene encoding uncharacterized protein isoform X3, with amino-acid sequence MKSIQVNTFLLPRFNVSNPRKPELLFPSYPYLVCFNAKVPVTKKLIASSSLCFQQFAPLLKHKRCVSVSKCRQGTTVCKFGGQDKPAGDNEGSPWKSIEKAIGNFGKKQSIEDVLRQQIEKQDYYDEGSGQNPPRGGGGGSSGGGDGFGESEDEGPSGILDETMQVILATLGFIFLLVT; translated from the exons atgaagtcgaTTCAAGTTAATACATTCTTATTACCTCGTTTCAATGTCTCCAACCCAAGAAAACCGGAGCTCTTATTCCCTTCGTATCCTTATCTTGTCTGCTTCAACGCTAAGGTTCCGGTTACCAAGAAATTGATTGCGAGTTCATCACTATGTTTTCAACAGTTTGCTCCTTTATTGAAGCACAAGAGATGTGTTTCGGTTTCGAAATGCCGGCAAGGGACTACTGTTTGCAAATTTGGAGGCCAAGATAAGCCTGCTGGTGACAATGAG GGTTCACCGTGGAAATCTATCGAGAAAGCTATTGGAAACTTTGGGAAGAAACAATCAATCGAAGATGTGTTAAGGCAGCAGATTGAGAAGCAAGATTACTATGATGAAGGCAGTGGGCAAAATCCACCGCGTGGTGGAGGTGGCGGCAGCAGCGGTGGTGGCGATGGATTTGGAGAATCAGAGGATGAAGGCCCCTCTGGGATCTTAGACGAGACCATGCAAGTGATTTTAGCAACCCTTGGCTTCATATTCCTG CTTGTAACATGA
- the LOC107934382 gene encoding uncharacterized protein isoform X2, producing the protein MILLPVLCRLFSKESTIPLQGSPWKSIEKAIGNFGKKQSIEDVLRQQIEKQDYYDEGSGQNPPRGGGGGSSGGGDGFGESEDEGPSGILDETMQVILATLGFIFLYVYIITGEELARLAKDYIKYLFGGSKSVRLKRTMYKWSQFFEKLTEKKEYDKFWLEKAIITTPTWYDSPDKYRRVLNSYIEYDDEDESDYDD; encoded by the exons atgatacttttaccagtACTTTGCAGACTTTTCTCCAAAGAGTCGACAATCCCTTTACAG GGTTCACCGTGGAAATCTATCGAGAAAGCTATTGGAAACTTTGGGAAGAAACAATCAATCGAAGATGTGTTAAGGCAGCAGATTGAGAAGCAAGATTACTATGATGAAGGCAGTGGGCAAAATCCACCGCGTGGTGGAGGTGGCGGCAGCAGCGGTGGTGGCGATGGATTTGGAGAATCAGAGGATGAAGGCCCCTCTGGGATCTTAGACGAGACCATGCAAGTGATTTTAGCAACCCTTGGCTTCATATTCCTG TATGTATATATCATTACCGGTGAGGAACTTGCTCGGTTGGCAAAGGACTACATCAAATATCTCTTCGGAGGAAGCAAAAGTGTTCGATTGAAGCGCACCATGTACAAATGGAGCCAGTTCTTTGAGAAGCTGACAGAGAAGAAGGAATATGataagttttggttagaaaaaGCAATCATCACTACCCCGACATGGTACGATAGCCCCGACAAGTACCGAAGGGTCCTCAATTCTTATATAGAATACGATGATGAAGATGAATCAGATTACGATGACTAA
- the LOC121222573 gene encoding uncharacterized protein, with amino-acid sequence MMECSLWISAGDHKNNNSNSNNNSLWGFSNESEHDLALMVSDFLENNGGSAGADSWCSSDSESGFSDLIHLADKISYYKHSVCHYDMDLLSVVHSLILSMGETDLHSVKSGPCNASCIRYSLVKLLRLSGYDAAVCVSRWQRSGKVPGGDHEYIDVVNYSNGNSERVIIDIDFRSHFEIARAVDSYDRILNSLPVVYVGSLTRLKQLLQLMVEAARSSLKQNSMPFPPWRSLAYLQAKWYSAYQRQFAPLEHDISGNSSSCHKQCKGHLRRLQPSLQSELEAERLLKPINIDNSRRLKHDRARRSSFRAL; translated from the exons ATGATGGAGTGCAGTTTATGGATATCCGCGGGGGATCATAAAAATAACAATAGTAATTCTAATAATAATAGTTTGTGGGGGTTTAGCAATGAAAGTGAACATGATTTGGCTTTAATGGTTAGTGATTTCCTGGAAAACAACGGTGGGAGCGCCGGTGCCGATTCTTGGTGTAGTAGCGATAGCGAGTCCGGCTTCTCCGATCTTATCCACCTCGCTGATAAAATCTCT TACTATAAGCACTCTGTGTGTCACTATGATATGGACTTGTTGTCTGTGGTTCATTCACTTATATTATCGATGGGTGAGACGGACCTACACTCTGTGAAGTCGGGTCCATGTAATGCCAGTTGCATAAGGTATTCCCTTGTAAAGCTGTTGAGGCTTTCTGGGTATGATGCTGCTGTTTGTGTATCGAGGTGGCAGCGTAGTGGCAAAGTCCCTGGAG GTGATCATGAGTACATTGATGTGGTCAATTACAGCAATGGGAATTCCGAGCGTGTGATCATCGATATCGACTTCCGAAGCCACTTTGAGATAGCTAGAGCAGTTGATTCATACGACCGAATATTGAATTCACTACCAGTTGTCTATGTTGGTTCCTTGACTCGGTTGAAACAGCTGCTTCAACTTATGGTTGAAGCTGCTAGGTCATCTCTCAAGCAAAACTCGATGCCGTTCCCTCCATGGAGATCTCTTGCTTATTTGCAAGCAAAGTGGTACTCGGCCTACCAACGACAATTTGCTCCTCTCGAACACGACATCAGCGGCAATTCTTCTTCTTGCCATAAGCAATGCAAAGGACATTTAAGGAGGTTGCAACCTTCCCTTCAATCCGAATTAGAAGCAGAACGACTATTGAAACCTATAAACATCGATAATAGCCGAAGATTGAAGCATGACAGGGCACGACGCTCTTCATTCAGGGCTCTCTGA
- the LOC121222574 gene encoding DNA replication complex GINS protein PSF2, with protein sequence MAGQSDPHISLFSAEEVEFMAEDELIEIVPNMRMDPLNFICGDFGPFLPQIASQVPLWLAVALKKRGKCAIRPPQWMSVENLTRVLEGERESQGAFQVLPFHYVEISRLLFDHAREDIPDMYMVRSLIEDIRDVRIHKVETSLEKFSGTSAVKIPNLSAMEVNIIRPFVGRALQAFYKHDNPEKIPDVDRASSAQTRAANNEPRRQLRR encoded by the exons ATGGCTGGCCAATCTGATCCTCATATCTCTCTTTTCTCAGCCGAAGAG gTGGAATTTATGGCTGAAGATGAGCTGATAGAGATTGTCCCAAACATGCGAATGGATCCCCTCAATTTCATCTGC GGTGATTTTGGTCCATTTTTACCGCAAATAGCATCCCAGGTGCCGTTGTGGCTCGCGGTGGCTTTAAAGAAGAGAGGAAAATGCGCGATTCGGCCTCCTCAGTGGATGTCAGTTG AAAATTTGACACGGGTTTTGGAAGGAGAACGAGAATCTCAAGGGGCATTTCAGGTGCTTCCATTTCATTATGTGGAGATCTCTAGACTTCTCTTTGATCA TGCACGTGAAGACATTCCTGACATGTATATG GTGAGATCTCTTATTGAAGACATAAGGGATGTACGGATTCATAAAGTTGAGACTAGCTTGGAGAAGTTCAGTGGGACATCTGCTGTGAAA ATTCCAAATTTATCTGCTATGGAAGTGAATATAATTCGTCCGTTCGTGGGGAGGGCCTTACAGGCATTTTACAAGCATGATAATCCAGAGAAAATACCAGATGTAGATAGAGCATCTAGTGCACAGACCCGAGCAGCTAACAATGAGCCAAGA CGGCAACTGAGGAGATAA